The nucleotide sequence CGCTGTTTCGCTCCAGGCGGCGCGCCGGCTCCGCCTCCCCCCCAGGCCGGCGCCCTGGCCGACGGCGTCGTGTCCCTCTTGCGCCGCACCGGCCCCTTTCCCGGCCGCATCGGCGTCGACGGCCTGCCGGGTAGCGGCAAAAGCAGCCTGGCCGCCGCCCTGGGCGAACGCCTCTGCCTGGACGTCGTGTGCCTTGACCACACCAACCTGGACAAGCCCCGGGACTTACATCGGCCTTTCGCCATCCACGAACACCACCGCCTGCTGCGCACCCAGGACATCGCCCCCCTCGACGCCATCATCTACATCGACGATCCGGTCGAGGCGGCCATGGCCAGGGTACTCACGCGCAAACGCGGGGCCTATCTGCTGGAGATTCTGGATTTCACCCTGCACAAGCGCATAGGCGATCTGGCCTTCGCCCTGGCCGACGGCCTAGCCCTGACCGTCCCCGGCAGTGCGGTCCGGCTGAAACGGCGCCCGGCCGACGGCTACCGCCACAGGCAACGCATCGACGACGCCGTTGCCGAGCGGGGCGGCGACGCGGCCGGACGCAGCCTGGAGGAAGCGCTGTTTCTCCTGGCCGGGCTGGCCCCGCGCCACGGATTTACCGCCTATCTCAATGCCCAGGCCCTGACCGCTGATCTTTTCGGCGCCTTGGCCGACTGCCTGCCGGGAAGCGTCTTGGGCCGACGCGGCCGATGAGGCTGCTCTTGACGGGCGTTGCCAGCCTGGACCGCCGCGTCGCCGCCTGGATGGCCCGGGTCCGATCCCCCAGGTTGACGCGTTTTATGCGGCTGGCGACCCAGCTCGGCGCTGCCCCCCTCTGTCTGACGACCTACGTCGCCGCGTTTTTTCTGTCCGGGCCAGTTCTGGCGGCTTCCGCCCTGGCCATGGCCCAGACGGAAGCACTCCTGTTGCCGGCCATGGCCGCCCTGCGTCTGCTCACGCGCCGCCCCCGCCCGCTGCCAGCGGCCCGTCCCTGCCTTTTCCCCTGGAACCGCTCTTCCTTTCCCTCCTGGCACGCCGCCAGGACGGCCATGATCGCAACCATCCTGACCGCCCATATCCCGGGCGCGGCCGCGCCAGCCTGGACGGCCGCCGCCCTGGTCTGGATCAGCCGAAGCTATCTGGGGCGGCATTATATAAGTGATATCGTGTGCGGCGGGCTGCTCGGGGCGGCGGCGGCAGCGGCCCTGGCGGCGGCATAGGGTCGGCAACCGGTCGCAGCGGCGCCTGGGCGCAGTCGGCGGCGCGTTCCAAAGCGGCGGGCGCCAACACGCCGACGCCGCCCCGCTTTGTCGCCGGAGCAGTCTCCACGGAGCCTCCGGGCAGCCTCGGGATCAGGGAAGAAAAATCAGAAATTAAAGAACATGAGCTTGACGCCCATGAAGATGAAAACCGGAACGAGCAGCAGCAGCAAGGCCTTGTCGCCTATGAAGTTGGAGAGCCTGGCCCCGAACTGGGCGCCGACCACGGCCCCGATGGAAAGGCAGATCGACGTCTTGTAGTCCAGGTCGCCGTCGACCAGCAGCGGGATGAGGGTGAAGCCGGCGTTTACAGCCGTGATGAAATGCGAGGTGGCGGTGGCCACATGGACGGGAAAGGCCAGCACATAGACGAGCACCGGCACCTGGATAAGTCCGCCGCCGATGCCGAGCAAAGTGGAAACCGCGCCGATAATGGCGGTTAAGATGATGCCGAGCTTTTCATTGACCGCGTAGGCATAGCGGTTGCCGGACCTGTCGGTAATGACCCGCTGGACCAGCGTCGTCTCCGGCTCCTCCATGGCGTCCAGAAAGTCATCGTCAAGGGACAGCCGCGAATGCCCGCTCTTTTTATTCCCTGGCCGGAAGCGTTTGGGGAACATCCCCCGGGAACCGGCAAAACGTGCGCCGTAGGGGCGCAAAAAGATATACAGGGCCAGCAGGACCAGGAAAAAACCAAAGATGAAGGAAAAGACATTGATTTTGATATAATGGAGGGCCACCACGCTGAGCAGGGCACCGGGGATGGCGGCCAGGGAGAATTTTATGCCGCTGACCAGATCAATCCTGCGCTCCTTGAGATAGGCGATGGTGCCCGAGGCGGTGTTGCAAAAAACGACCAAGACAGAGACGGCCACTATGGTCGGCGTGTCAAACCGGTACAGCGTCGCCAGCATCGGGACGAGGATAGGGCCGCCGCCGATGCCGACCAGGGTGCCATAGCAGCCGACCAGCAGGCCAAAAAGAAGGAGTCCGACAATTTCGAGCACCGAGCATACTCCAGGCAAACGCTGCCGGGCAGGCTATCACCATTACTTGCGGCCAAAAGGATCAGAAACAATGCAGACCAGGTAGTTCCAGGCGGTGCTGCTGTTGCAACACGACACCAAGCCGGCCGGTCCCCTCGGGCAGGGACCGGACCGGGCTCACTCCCAGGCCCCCCACCGATCCATGACGAGTTTCCAGACCGCCTGCAAGGCCGGGGCGCGGCAGGGTTCGACACCCGTGGCTTCGGTCTTGAAATTCGCGTAATCTAGTGAGTCGGCCGTCTGGGCCAGATACGCGGCCAGGGCCTGCTGCGGCAGAATGGCCCGGAAGGCGTATTCAGAGTCGCC is from Solidesulfovibrio magneticus RS-1 and encodes:
- a CDS encoding phosphatase PAP2 family protein, which translates into the protein MTGVASLDRRVAAWMARVRSPRLTRFMRLATQLGAAPLCLTTYVAAFFLSGPVLAASALAMAQTEALLLPAMAALRLLTRRPRPLPAARPCLFPWNRSSFPSWHAARTAMIATILTAHIPGAAAPAWTAAALVWISRSYLGRHYISDIVCGGLLGAAAAAALAAA
- a CDS encoding sulfite exporter TauE/SafE family protein, whose product is MLEIVGLLLFGLLVGCYGTLVGIGGGPILVPMLATLYRFDTPTIVAVSVLVVFCNTASGTIAYLKERRIDLVSGIKFSLAAIPGALLSVVALHYIKINVFSFIFGFFLVLLALYIFLRPYGARFAGSRGMFPKRFRPGNKKSGHSRLSLDDDFLDAMEEPETTLVQRVITDRSGNRYAYAVNEKLGIILTAIIGAVSTLLGIGGGLIQVPVLVYVLAFPVHVATATSHFITAVNAGFTLIPLLVDGDLDYKTSICLSIGAVVGAQFGARLSNFIGDKALLLLLVPVFIFMGVKLMFFNF